The window ATTTTTACCCCACTATTAAAGCTTTATTGTCACTTTTTCTTTCACCCTTATTCGAATTATTTAGAGTTAACGACCTGTGGGAAGATTCAGCGTGTCGTAGTGGACTGGATTGGCCGTCCTCTAGGCGTCATCATCCTGCtatatttctttatttgctCGCTGGATTTGATGAGCTCGGCGTTCAGACTTCTTGGAGGTAAGGAGCAAAAACTGATGATAATATTCACAAAATCTTGCGAAAAATGGATAGTAACCATCAGAATTGAAACTTGGGGTAGGAAGATGTGCTTGATTATAACAATTAGTTGCCATCAACCGTAGCAACTTGCCATGTggtaatttttgtgaaatttaggTTACGCCGCACAAATCGTATtgttcaaaaattaaaaacaaacaacagtacGTTGGCGTTAGCGTGTGCAAGATTCCTGATAGTGACACTGGGGTTTTATATAGAAATCCATTGAAAGGAACTTGACATTTTGACCTTCTGTTGAATAATGGCAGATTACCAAGATGGATTGATCCTAGTACCTAGACTCCTTCATATCTGTTTTCTTTAACTCATCAGGTAAGGAGGCCGGTGAAGTGTTCGCTGACAGTACCCTGTTGAATAACCCCATCTGCGGCTTGATGATCGGCATTCTAGCCACAGTGTTGGTCCAGAGTTCAAGTACATCCACGTCCATCGTAGTCTCCATCGTGTCGGCTGGAAGTAAGACTATATGGCACCGGCTCTGGCTTAGGCAGCACTAATCATTTAAAGCCAAAGTTGTGTACGCTGAATCAAAATGGCTACTGTAGTCAAGCCAAAGCCAGTATCGTGGTTTTGAACCACTTTTTCTACAATACAATCAAACGTAATATTTGGTATGGTGCCTTATCAACGTAGAAGTGAAAGAAGAATCAAAAACataggataaaaaaaaaatcacatggtgCTCATTGGGATTTCTCTCTTCCCATTTTTTGGTTACTTCGACGTTGTCTTTGAGTTGATGTTTTCAGACGCCATGTAGGATTTGTAGAAATTGTTGTTCATTTTTGTGCAGTATTTCTGTCTTGTGTTCTACTCTGGTGTGTCTTATTTCAAtgtcttttctcctgttgtGTATGTGTTTTTGGCATGTTCTTGCTGTTTTTTTATCTGAATAAATTCACTAAATAAATCAACTTCTTCCCGCCAATCAACTTCTTCCCGCCAATAGTCTTACAAGTGAAGCCGGCAATCTTCATCGTCATGGGCGCTAACATTGGTACCTCTGTCACCAACACCATCGTGTCCATGGCACAGTCAGGCAATCGCAATGAGTTCAGACGGGCCTTCGGTGGAGCAACCATTCACGACATGTTCAACTGGCTGTGCGTCTTCTGCCTACTGCCGGTGGAAGTGGCTACACACTATCTTTACCACTTCACGAGTCTCATCGTGAATAGCTTCAACATGACTACAAACAAGGGCACTAAAGTTGAACTTCTCAAGGTGCTGACCAAACCATTTTCCAAGAAGATTATTGACGTGAGTATGACGTACAATAGACCCAAAGCTTGGAGGAAGTGTTAGGTTTAGATGGAGTGGGCTCCACCCAACAATGCCATAGTAGGTAGTACACTGCAAAAGCTGGGGTAAAATTTACACCGTGTGTGTTCTCAcatgatacccccccccccgaaaaaaaaatatatatatatatatatatacactatcaaataataaaccacaagggaaactgactgggaacatttttaaatgattttggattgaacaaagaaaaattgactagagtgggatttgaaccaacgacctccggcacgttaaaccggaggtcgttggttcaaatcccactctagtcaatttttctttgttcaatccaaaatcatttatatatatatatacatatataaataaataaataaataaataaaaatcaacaattaCAACAGGGTGTGGtataaactgttttaaaaaaactcaTCTCTGCCAACTGGTcacattggtgttatttttaaCACCATAAGGTGTTAATTTGTAAGGTGTTAATTTGTATTCTCTCTTAGGTATAAGCCTCCATGGTATAAGACCACAACTATTATGGTGTTAAGTTTAACACCCTTGTTTTTGCATAGTAAGCACTCCCACGTTAATCGTGAGAGATAATCTACCTAGTATAAACCATGTTAATAGTGTTATTATGAATTGTTTGTCAATGCAGATTGACAGTAAAGTCGTCGCCAAGATCGCACTTGGTGACATCGATCCCAGCGAGGCCAAACTCCTCAAGGTGTGGTGTAAGAAAGAAGAAGTGGCGGTCTTTGTCAACACTACGATGACGCCACCTACGACAATGGCCGGCGAGGTGACCAGAGCTGGATTCCCGCAAGACCCAGATATGGTTACTGAATACATCGAGGTTGGAGTAGAGAAATGTGAGTTTGTCAAGTCAGTGTTTTCTTTAGACCTCCTTCAACCTTCAATTGTGAAATCCTTGTTCAGCTTTATAGTTATACTGGGATGGTTCAGAAATGACGTCACAGACAAAGTGCATAAGAAATAACAGGTGGCCACAAGACAAAAAGACTGGCAATGGACGATAAACTTAGAGGGCGTACAAACTGTATGATGAGTTTGAGGGGAATACGAAGTATTCCAAAGACCTACAACTTCAAAAACATCACATTGCCCATTATAAAAGTTTACCCTAAAGCCATTCCTCCAGAggaccatgtcacacgaggcaatttacaggcaataGATCCAGGCAATATCCAAGAAGGAAAGCCATTCACATTTTGAATGTTCATATTTTTGTTAGGGATCGTAAGACGATGTCTGCAAAATGACTCAGGAGTGCGACCAATAAGTTCCTATAAATTATAGCATGCActgttggttgcctccaagttccATCATGTGACATGGCTCTTTAGACACCCAGTAACAAGGAGCAATTTTAAAAGAATCTCAATGCATAAAAGGCTTGTAATTATTAAATGCATCTTTTCATCCCTAGAACCTTGCTCCAAGAATCTCTGACGTTCATGATAATATTTCTGCCATTTTATGCATAGTTTTCTTCTTGTCTTGCAGGTAAATACTTGTTTGCCGATACCGGTATATCAGAGAGGGGTGTAGGGGCCATCCTCCTCATCCTTACATTGATCCTTCTCTGTACCTGCCTCATCCTTATGGTGAAACTTCTTAACTCCATCCTCAAGGGTCGCATGGCCGGCATCATCAAGAGGGTCATCAACGCAGACTTCCCCCGTCCATGGCATTGGGTCTCCGGCTACCTCGCCATCATTGTTGGTGCTGGGGTGACGTTCATAGTGCAGAGCAGCTCTGTCTTCACGTCAGCGTTGACGCCTTTAGTTGGTCTTGGTGTCATAACCTTAGAGAGAGTCTACCCCTTGACCCTGGGCTCCAACATCGGCACCACAGCCACTAGCCTCTTGGCTGCTATGGCAAGCTCAGGCGACAAACTCAAGAACAGTATCCAAATCGCCCTGTGTCATCTCTTCTTCAACATCTCCGGGATCTTGATTTGGTATCCAGTCCCGTTCATGAGAAGGATACCGGTCAATCTCGCCAAGAGCCTGGGGAACACCACAGCCAAGTACCGGTGGTTTGCCATCTTCTACTTGTTCATCATGTTCTTCTTTATACCCCTGTTGATCTTCGGACTGTCTATGATCAGCATGTGGCTCTTGCTAATTGTGGGTGTCCCATTTATCCTCTTGTCAACATTTGTTGTTGTCGTAAACATCCTGCAAGCTAAAAAACCTCACCTCCTCCCCAAGAAACTCCGCAATTGGGACTTCCTCCCACTCTTCATGCACTCCCTAGCACCATTAGACTCCGTCATCACTAAAGTAATGCACGCCTTTGGAAGATGCTGCCCGTGTATTAAGAAAGACAACACTGGGGAGGAAGATGGTAAAGATTTGCCGCTCCACAATGGAAATACAGCCCAAAATCTGGCAGTTCACTATGATGCTGTCAACAAGCGCACAAGCACATTGCCGTTAAATTCAGCCACTCTTAATAGTGCAGAGCCAGACTCAGAAGCACCACGCACCCACTCGGTTTAATAATGGCACACTTGCtgtccaccattttgttttataacagcTTTGACAATGAGATGCAATGTGCAAGTCAAGTGCAGGTAATAACATTATTTTACTTCTACTATCTTGTTATCGAGAACTTTCGCGTCGCTTCGTAGCAACTTACATCGTCCTTGTcacaacaatatgcataaataatTTGTCAGAAAGGAGGTGTTGTTTCAGAACTGCGAATTATTTGTCTTGTCGTTATTTTTACCAATGGTCTTCAGCTGTTATAAGTTGTGTGACAAATTGaactaaaaacaataaataaacattttgataaaatttgTATTCTCTTCGATCGGGCAAGCAAGATTGTAGTCCTGTTATGAACCAATGCTCCAATGAtgttaaacagcgccctcagttgTCAAGTCATGGTCTATAAAATAGCTAAGTATGAACTTGTACTAGTCGCTCCATCATTCACACCCGTTCATCATCCAACACAATGTACCGTAAACtttgcatttattattattaggcatAATGTATCTGCTGCTGAAAATTTCCAGGAGCTCCTGCTCGACTGTGGGGGTGTGTGTGGGGGTGTGTgtttttgcataattttttttactcactCTTAAAAAAGATAATCACTTTTTAATGTTATTGTAAAGGCTGttaccaaaaataataataatctttcctttttttctgggAATCTCTAATTCGACATTCTTTTTATTCATCCAAGTttatttggggtaaaaaaatcGGTCGAATGCCTAGAGAGTTGTCAAAGTTAACGGTTGGGGAGAACTCATctccaacaaataatttgcaaagtAACACTGCATGCCAGTATTCAAAAAATAAGTCAAAAATCACACGGACAGAAATGAACAAAATTCTTAGACAAAAAAAGGAATATGATACCTGGTTAGGCCGCCGGCCGCAGTCGTCCACCTCTGTGTATAAAGAGGAGGCAAAGGTCACTGTTGTGCCGCTCGTGGGGTGTACAATTTGTTGGCAGTGATTTTGGGGCTTTTGTAAACAAGTGTGTGGCTAGCTGTAAACAAGGGTTACTAACGCCTTATCAATATTATCATCATGTATACATAATATAAATACTTACAAGTCTAATGCCATCAATGATTAAAAAATTCGAAAATTATTACTTcctaaaaaagtaaaatgcaTCCGGTCACAGACTGAAACACCAAAGTCAGATTAACTGTCTTTTGTATGAAACACGATTTCACAGAGGGTGTGAAATTCTCAAATATTTTCGAAGATAAGAATTTGTTAGGAGTACTTGTCctatcttcctccatgattttacTCACCAATACTTTATCAAAAGTTGCAACCGTAATTATAGCCGATATGATCTATGAACGGATCACCGAACTAATtttgtgcaaaacaaaatttcgcAGGACGTGAGCTCCCGTTTGTATCTTGGAGGTAGAAActctatttctacctccgtTGGTGGTTGGAACATGGTTGGGAACAAGAGGACggtaaattttatttcaaaaccttccttgattatttgattttgaatgtaAAAATGCTATTACGCACCTGAGAAAAGTACATTAAAACAGATTATtctctttaaaataacaatgtcGTCGTTTGAAGGAATTTATTTTCAACAACAATTTTGCAAACCTGTGTGCCGCCCCATACAACCCACCTTCTTCGTTCACAGTGACAGTTTCTACAATATGTCAGCAGGCAGACTGTGTTGGGGCTGGATCATGGAATTAAACTTAGTTGTAACATGGAGTAACGGTCCTTCCTCTAAATGTCTATTCAATCTATGCAACCTTAATTCCCCTAATTTGTTGCACCCAATAATGGATTCTttttctttatacatgtaccttgtggGCTGTTGTTTACATTCATGCATGTGGATCCTGCTTTGTGCGAAATAaaagtcctttctctatgatacAAAGACAAGGATTTCCGTCCGTTAGTAAATTGGAGGGAAAGCCAGTTATATGCGGATAGTACTTCAAGGAAACCCCTTTGGGAAATACCACTTTTTGAAGGTTACACCTCAACatcattgcattgttttgaattatttttcgTTACAATTGTTACCAACAATACTAAGTAAGCTATAAACCAATATGCAAACAGTCAATTTATCCAACTTATGTGAATCAAATGTCAGtaaattaatttaacaaaactACGCCGCATTTGAATACCCCTACACTAAAATGGAATTGTCCCGCTTCCGTTAAAAATAGAACACGGCATCAGACATGTGGACGAAACCGATCGTGTGGTCGTGTGGCTGCATACAGATGCCTATCATGTGCCTCCCGTACCGTGTAGTTTAGCATTGGTGATCATGTGCCTCTCATGTGCCATTTTATGAATGAAACGTGCAGCGCTAGCGTACTGCTGTCATCAAAAGAGTGACGTATAGGAAATGAGCCAATTTGATTGGTTCGTAGGGCGAACTCGCACGGAGATTTCAAGAAATATACTACGCGCTTTTCAGAAAACCGGCATCTTGTTAATGGCTGACAGTCTGAAAGGATACTCCTTTTCTGTGTTCTCCAAAACTAAAACTTAAGATTATTTTCCGTCTCTATTTAATGGCGAATTTTAATTGCCCTGACGATGTGCATGTTATAATGCAACTGCCGACATCGGTGATAACCGGGCCGCCGCCCGTGTATGCCCTGCAAGCTGGACCAAGGGAAGAAATCGTGTGGGTGTCTCACCAATCCGTTTTGGTaagtaaaattaattttgacacaattttttgttggaaatttttgttaaaaaattggtaTTGAACTATGGAATCAGACAGTGTCTGATGGTGTCAAACTTTCACCCATCCTCCTACAATAGGTGACACCAATCTCTAGCCCAATGTCCCCGACTCTGGTTGAGGCCAAGTTTATTTTCCCGGAGTCCGAGGGTGGTTCCGCGGTCGAAAACAAGACAACGGGAGCCGAGCATGATTTGGTCTTGAAGATGGACCGGGGAGTAGAGAAAATGGGCCGGCAGCAGGAAGAGGCAGTTGTTGAAAGAACTGATGATGTTTGGGCACCAACACACGTCCAACAATCGGGGGTGAAGTGGTCAGGTAAATTGATTGAGCCAAAATcttataaaataatttaatgtttttttgcaGCTGCTCAACCTTTCGAATTACATACTTGGCAGTGGCTTGTCTTGTGAAGAAGCATAGAATTATATCCAATATCATTCAGTTTAAAAATAAACGGAAATTGAGAACGAAAGCCGGGTATGGGTAAGCGCCTTCATCAAATTAATGTTACCATTTCACATGTTTCAACGATTGTTCAAACACGAATTTATGTGACTTCTACATAAATTTGCATAACATCAAATGATGATCAACTGTCAatgtcattaatttgttttaaaatatgccATGGGACAATATTAATATGTGTCCATTAGTTTCTTTTCACCCTCTCGTCATGCTcgttgcaaaaataaataaagttcggtttttaatttaaaaaaaaaattaagttccCAACCAGGAAATACTGAAAGAGaaagtaaattaatttattttagtgattTTATGGTACAGTTGACGCAAGCAAAACAGCAAGGGAAACTCTGATCAGACATTAAAAATAGAAAGTTATTGAATACCTACTTTgaaaactttaaatcaaaatgtcgTTTGTCCTGCTTTGTTACACTAGCTCCATTTGCACTTTCACCACAGCACAGCGCTGCTGTCTAGTGGTGGCAGATAACGTGCCATGTGCTTTTTGCCGTACGATCATTGTTCACGTTTTTGCCTCATGGCATATCACACCACACACTAACCGCAATTTGACCTCGAAGTATATCCGGTGGTACCCTGACGTCGTAAAGCCGTTTGTCTGTATTCTCTGTCTGAATGAAATGTTTCTGACTAGTCATCATGCGTCACATACTACGTAGCTAGTTCGGCGAATCActtaagtttttatttgtaGGCCACTTCTATTTTGAGTGTTTatcttctgtttttttctttggttgAAAGAAAAATCttcctttaagaaaaacaatattttgaacagAGGAAATGGTGTAGAATTGTTGTTTTGCAATTTGAGATAGATTATCTTTTACCTGCTTGTTGTTGAGAGTATCATTTAATagaaaattatattatttttataaattaactCATTTTGCTGCCAATTTTTATAGAGGCATTCTCATATCAGAATACATTTCATTGCTCAACCAATCTAATTCAAAAAGCAacttggggaggggggggcgtGCAGTATTTGaatttagaaagaaaaacaataataagCAACTTAAAGAAGTATAAACAAATGTATGTGCCATGAACAGTATCTGCTGGTAGATCTcgataacaaaaacattttcttagttttgttttttatttttaattatgcgtttttattttatgaggCCATTTACACTTACTTTAATAAAAAGCTTTTTTACTACTCTCTGTGTGATGATTAAAATAGTAaattgacaaattaccaaaatcGTAAAATGTTTGGCTTCAGAACTCTGAATCTTATAAAAATATTCTGTTTTTCAATGATGATAAACACATGccaaagggcaaacaaaaacaagtttgaaagaACAGTTTCACAGATGTTTACAAAGAAATTGGTCGTAAAGAATTACACAAAGAAACCTCAAATAGTTTACTTtacttttttgtgttttttattttgatgtggTTCAATTGTCTAAATGGAAGGATGTGCCTAATaaatttgtattcttttttttatttatcaatcAACAGAGTTGACGACAGGTGAAAAGGTGCACCGCATCATCGTTGATTGGAGCATCAAACCCATCTCCATCATAGCTCTCCTCTATTTCTTCATCTGTTCCTTGGACCTGATGAGTTCTGCCTTCCGTCTCCTCGGTGGCAAAGAAGCGGGAGAGGTTCTTGGAGAGAGCGAGTTGTTGAACAACCCCATCTGTGGTCTGATGATCGGCATCTTGGCTACCGTCTTGGTTCAGAGCTCAAGTACCTCTACATCCATCACTGTATCCATCGTTGCTGCTGGAAGTAAGTCGTACCTCTCTGTccttttctctacaggttttcCAGATATTCATGTAAATCTTCAAACCTGATACTTCAACGAGGTAGTTGCCTCTCgtcattgcctaggtgccccttgaaatgttccaactGATTTTATGATTTCCTTATAGaaatgccctttaccaaggaggaaacGCCTTTGTGCCCTGTGAAAAGTCCCACTGGAGATGTCcatcaccaaaaaaaaaaacaccttgttgccccttgcccctttcaaaaacagCATCAGGCCTACATCTTGATTCAAGAATGCACGTGTCCCAGAAAAATATTTACTGGCGATTCTATGTAGAAATTTTCCAATGTCCGTTGATCAGAAGTTTCTTGATTGGGAAGGGTCCAGGCAAAGTCAAactttgaattgaaataaatattttagtttttccTGCTCCTTTCTTTAACAGTTTTGGAAGTTCAACCAGCAATCTTCATCATCATGGGCGCCAACATCGGAACCTCTGTAACCAACACCATCGTCTCTCTGACTCAATCTGGCGACCGGGACGAGTTCCGACGTGCCTTCGCTGGGGCCACCATCCACGACATGTTCAACTGGCTGTCCGTGATTGTCCTACTACCTCTAGAAGTCTCAACAAGATACCTGTATCATCTGACCAGTGCCATCGTTAATGGGTTCAATATCAAGGGCACTGGTGGCGCCAAAGTAGAACTGCTGAAGGTGTTGACTAAGCCCTTCTCAAAGCTGTTCATTAATGTAAGTATACTCTGTCAGAGTTCGAAATTAGCGGCGGGCGATTCAAATCCCTTCTTTACAAGTCCCCCGGGCGAGTCAACAAGTTGTTCCAAGACACAGTGTGGTAACATTCCAATAAGATATTGTTTTTAAGTTCTTAAACTTAAGTGGTTTGACCAGTTTTGGTATTAGCTAGATTTAGTGTGGCCGTGATCGTTCCTTTCAGCATGAACATAACATGACAGTTGCTTCATCCGGGCCcaattaagcagaaaatactgctcggCCAAGAGAATTGTTGTTTAGCAGGAACAtgttactagccaaaataccTTGCAAAGTATTGTCTGGTACAAGTGCTATgccaatttttgcttagcagaaaaaaaatttgctaagcactatGTCATGCTCTGGCACTTCCAATAGCAAATGTGTCTCTCATGAAAAGAAAATCTCAAAGTGAACTCtcttttgtaataattttctCAAGTTGAAAGTTCATGTTAGTTATTGTTTTTTCATGCATTTTCTCTCAACAGATTGACAGCAAGGTTGTGAGCAAAATAGCGACTGGGGAGCTGAACGCTACCGATGCCAAGTTACTCAAAAAAGGTAATGCTTCATAATTTGTTTAGCTCAATGAAAATTTGTAAGGAAAACAGGAATTTATTTTGAATGTGTGTTCTTATAACTTGTTTTCAATTCAGAAATTCGACCTGAAATTTAAACGAATTGGACATAATTTAAGATACTTGGTTAACTGTAAAACCAGAAAATTCTAGAACTGATTGATTTTGTTCTACTTCAGAATAATGTAAATTCTCTTTAAATTGTATGAAACTAACCgatgaagttttttttatataataattagACTTTTAATGAGtttaacaacaaacatttttctttttgaacaAACTTGCAGGTCAATCTTTTACCACGACTCACTCTcttaatttgattatttttcaatttgcctTGCAGGTGAGTACTTGTTCAGATATATCGCAGACGCTGGTTTGTCCGAGAGAGCCGTTGGGGGTCTTTTACTTCTCCTGTCCCTCATCATGCTATGTACTTGCCTCGTCTTGATGGTCAAACTTCTCCACTCCTGTCTCAAAGGACGAATTGCCGGAATCATCCAGAACACCATAAACTCAGATCTCCCTGGTCCCTTCAAGCAATTTACTGGTATCTTGGCCATCATCGTTGGTGCTGGCATCACCTTCATCGTGCAGAGTAGTTCCGTCTTCACATCGGCCATGACGCCTCTCGTTGGTCTCGGAGTGATCAAACTAGAGAGGATGTTCCCACTTACACTTGGCTCAAACATTGGGACGACCGCCACTGGTCTCCTTGCTGCCCTAGCTAGCTCTGGAGATAAGCTTGATAACAGCCTTCAGATCGCATTGTGTCACCTGTTCTTCAATATAAGTGGTATCCTTGTCTGGTACCCCGTCCCCTTCATGCGTAAAGTTCCAATCCATCTCGCCAAGATGCTCGGCAACACAACGGCCAAGTATCGATGGTTCGCCATCTTCTACCTCGTGGTTATGTTCTTCCTTGTACCCCTTCTTGTCTTTGGGATGTCACTCATCAGCATCTGGCTTCTCATGGGTGTGGGCGTGCCCTTCGTCCTCATCATGACCTTTGTCGCCGTTGTTAACATCCTCCAAGCTAAGAAGAAGACGCTCCTCCCGAAGACGCTACAGAGCTGGGAGTTCCTGCCTCTTTGGATGCACTCCTTATCGCCCATTGATAAAATTATTACTAAACTCATGGAAGTTGGTGGCAGTTGCTGCACTTGTAAGAAAGATGGAAATGCATCCCTAAACTCTAGCTCAAGTAGCACCGGACCCTTGATGGTACGCTTTGACCAGCAGTCAAACAACAGTACAAGAAATCAAAGTCACAACCAACAGTGCTTCGGCAAAATCACAACTGTATGATAAAAGATGCCAattggagactttctgggacgatagagggcagcagacttaccgggtaaatccattgttctcagaattatgcgcatgttcagaactacgtaaacaatggaaatttacccggtatgtctgctgccacctagcgttggaaagtctcctattatatTTATCCtatcaaattatttaaattattatacATGGACAATCCTGGACAAAATGTCTCACAAATCAATATTGCCATTACAACAGATATTTTCACTTTATGCGAAGATGGTCAAAAAGATTGCACAGATGTACTTGTCTTCCCAATAGGAGGTGATGTTTTGTCGAGGATTgtaataattgttcaatgatatGAAAAAATCCCTTTGccgttttgtatttatttatgggTTTTCGGTAAATCTTCTCAGCAGGAGAAGTAAATTTTATCAATTTCTATCTTGCAGGAAGATTTTCTATTTATTAAATGTTGGTTTTGTTATCACAGTGGAGTCTTTGTTTCTGAACAATACATTTGTTAATAAACCTTGGTTTTTCAAAGTTGGAATTTATTTATTCAGTAAAAGTTAATTATCACTACCTCAGCTCTGTGGTGGTTATTGataaattaaacaaactttgaagataacattcttttttaattcttgagtttcataaacaaaattcataatTTTTGTGCTCATGTTTCTAAAAGAGAATTAAAACCTTCATGgagaaatattttaagaattATATTTATAGTTTTGCAAGTTAAACTGTTGGACCAAAATGCACAACACAGTATTGTACGAGTGGCATTAACCTTTTGAAAACTGGCAAAACATTCCCCTTTTTCGGTTCAAGTCCTTCACACACCAGGAGAAAACATTTCTGtttgactttttgtttaaacttaaaaactgcaTGTCATTGTTGATCAAGCCCCTCCCACTTTATACATTGGCCAATCACAGTCGTGGGTACGTCACCAAGGGCGTTATTATTGGTACCAGGAATTTTATGAAATACAGTAAACCTGTAAACTATCAATGCAATTACGTGAAATGAAAGGTtgttatacattgtacattgtaagaaagtgttatttattaaatacaatttgaaatgaaatcaatgtctttcttcttttctttgttaaattcATACAATCTGGTAGACTAAAGGTGTTGATCAACGAACTACAATGTATCTTGAAACTTAGCTCTGTTACAATGTCTCACCATCATCCCGATTTtacaaactttaaaggcagtggacactattggtaattactcaaaataattattagcataaagcctttcatggtgacgagtaatgggtagaggttgatggtataaaacattgtgagaaacggctccctctaaagtgccatagttttcgagaaagaagtaattttccacaaatttgacttccagatttagaacttgaggtctcgaaatcaaccatctaaacgcacacaacttcgtgtgacaagggtgttttttctttcctcgcaagttcgatgaccgattgagctcaaatttccacatgtttgttaatttatgcatatgttgagatacaccaactgtgaaggcaattaccaatagtgtccactgcctttaacatttcatACCTAAATGTACTAAATCAACTGAACTTCAAAGCGCTAGCTAAACGGAACTAATGATTATTGCGTTTCCTTTACCATGCAAGGACATTATGCAGCAAAGCCCTACAAAAGTGAAGAATGTTTtctgttcattattattttctctTTGTCAGGGTGGGGTCTTTTTCCCAGCGGGGGCAGGAGTATTAAATCGGTATTTTAGTTATACAGGTTGTTGGGTTAACACAGCTATCTATTTACTTT of the Asterias rubens chromosome 3, eAstRub1.3, whole genome shotgun sequence genome contains:
- the LOC117288523 gene encoding sodium-dependent phosphate transport protein 2A-like; amino-acid sequence: MTRTEDTEDLVMDPDHPSNHRQERLRSFGRVAGGVRRYTGSFKKRVRKSVNSFIDGGEIDEEVDPWALTEMEQTSEPWSELTTCGKIQRVVVDWIGRPLGVIILLYFFICSLDLMSSAFRLLGGKEAGEVFADSTLLNNPICGLMIGILATVLVQSSSTSTSIVVSIVSAGILQVKPAIFIVMGANIGTSVTNTIVSMAQSGNRNEFRRAFGGATIHDMFNWLCVFCLLPVEVATHYLYHFTSLIVNSFNMTTNKGTKVELLKVLTKPFSKKIIDIDSKVVAKIALGDIDPSEAKLLKVWCKKEEVAVFVNTTMTPPTTMAGEVTRAGFPQDPDMVTEYIEVGVEKCKYLFADTGISERGVGAILLILTLILLCTCLILMVKLLNSILKGRMAGIIKRVINADFPRPWHWVSGYLAIIVGAGVTFIVQSSSVFTSALTPLVGLGVITLERVYPLTLGSNIGTTATSLLAAMASSGDKLKNSIQIALCHLFFNISGILIWYPVPFMRRIPVNLAKSLGNTTAKYRWFAIFYLFIMFFFIPLLIFGLSMISMWLLLIVGVPFILLSTFVVVVNILQAKKPHLLPKKLRNWDFLPLFMHSLAPLDSVITKVMHAFGRCCPCIKKDNTGEEDGKDLPLHNGNTAQNLAVHYDAVNKRTSTLPLNSATLNSAEPDSEAPRTHSV
- the LOC117288399 gene encoding sodium-dependent phosphate transport protein 2A-like, with product MANFNCPDDVHVIMQLPTSVITGPPPVYALQAGPREEIVWVSHQSVLVTPISSPMSPTLVEAKFIFPESEGGSAVENKTTGAEHDLVLKMDRGVEKMGRQQEEAVVERTDDVWAPTHVQQSGVKWSELTTGEKVHRIIVDWSIKPISIIALLYFFICSLDLMSSAFRLLGGKEAGEVLGESELLNNPICGLMIGILATVLVQSSSTSTSITVSIVAAGILEVQPAIFIIMGANIGTSVTNTIVSLTQSGDRDEFRRAFAGATIHDMFNWLSVIVLLPLEVSTRYLYHLTSAIVNGFNIKGTGGAKVELLKVLTKPFSKLFINIDSKVVSKIATGELNATDAKLLKKGEYLFRYIADAGLSERAVGGLLLLLSLIMLCTCLVLMVKLLHSCLKGRIAGIIQNTINSDLPGPFKQFTGILAIIVGAGITFIVQSSSVFTSAMTPLVGLGVIKLERMFPLTLGSNIGTTATGLLAALASSGDKLDNSLQIALCHLFFNISGILVWYPVPFMRKVPIHLAKMLGNTTAKYRWFAIFYLVVMFFLVPLLVFGMSLISIWLLMGVGVPFVLIMTFVAVVNILQAKKKTLLPKTLQSWEFLPLWMHSLSPIDKIITKLMEVGGSCCTCKKDGNASLNSSSSSTGPLMVRFDQQSNNSTRNQSHNQQCFGKITTV